The following proteins come from a genomic window of Candidatus Lokiarchaeota archaeon:
- a CDS encoding response regulator: protein MDTKVIVAGDISFLCVLLKMEIENAGMEVLAEVSNKADLLDQCIRKEPDIVIVDFQIPEIESLRLIQDLLDIDPLMSIVTISDAIGGYSEKVLAAGARAFLQKPFSTYDLIDTVKKVTPVLRY from the coding sequence ATGGATACAAAGGTCATCGTTGCCGGGGATATATCCTTTCTTTGTGTACTTCTGAAGATGGAAATTGAGAACGCTGGGATGGAAGTCCTTGCAGAAGTATCAAACAAAGCAGACCTTCTCGATCAGTGTATTAGAAAAGAACCTGATATCGTGATTGTTGACTTTCAGATACCCGAAATTGAGAGTCTGAGACTTATTCAGGACCTTCTAGATATAGATCCCCTCATGTCTATTGTGACGATTTCGGACGCAATAGGCGGCTACTCGGAGAAGGTTCTCGCTGCTGGAGCCCGAGCATTCTTGCAGAAACCATTCAGCACCTACGATTTGATTGATACCGTCAAGAAGGTAACTCCAGTTCTTCGCTACTAG
- a CDS encoding response regulator: MAKIFIVDDEAILHRLYKDVFAIKGHEVVADAYDGEEAVEMFKEMDPKPEVVILDHRMPNKDGLQAMKEMRSIDDSTKIVFISADANVRNQAMNQGAASFGLKPVTIRHMLDLVESAVES; this comes from the coding sequence GTGGCTAAAATCTTCATAGTTGATGACGAAGCAATTCTGCATCGCCTTTACAAGGATGTCTTTGCCATTAAAGGACATGAGGTAGTGGCTGATGCATACGATGGAGAAGAGGCCGTAGAGATGTTCAAAGAGATGGATCCAAAGCCAGAAGTAGTAATCTTAGATCATAGAATGCCCAATAAGGATGGCCTACAGGCTATGAAAGAGATGCGGAGCATCGACGACAGTACGAAGATTGTTTTCATAAGTGCTGATGCTAACGTTCGAAATCAGGCTATGAATCAAGGTGCTGCAAGCTTTGGATTGAAGCCTGTTACGATTCGCCATATGCTAGACTTGGTAGAAAGTGCGGTCGAATCCTAA